Proteins found in one Zea mays cultivar B73 chromosome 1, Zm-B73-REFERENCE-NAM-5.0, whole genome shotgun sequence genomic segment:
- the LOC103640587 gene encoding uncharacterized protein: MSKKVKQLAKGLARRASIFGRKEDLVFQGTSSSSSRRRALLEHVPELQGQAVGVQRNEDEPEDEEETEEWRQVEDEEETGWGEWPNDGGSGVGGASGSREGEAGVSGGGSGSGGVGGSSRVRKPRKTSWVPPPKEPVNKVEIIPSGDGAWLDSSFTGKDRVRQVNKVLGNICRMRWPGLVIENGIEVPVTRWDQYGLAVNAQHGNAQGAVWHDFWVCLSIFLRSYQLND, from the exons ATGTCTAAAAAGGTCAAGCAGCTCGCTAAGGGACTAGCGCGGAGAGCCTCCATTTTTGGTAGAAAGGAGGACTTAGTGTTCCAGGGCACTAGTTCAAGCTCGAGCAGGCGTAGAGCTTTGTTGGAGCATGTTCCAGAGTTGCAGGGTCAGGCAGTCGGCGTACAGAGGAATGAG gATGAGCCTGAAGATGAGGAAGAGACAGAGGAGTGGAGACAAGTGGAAGATGAGGAAGAGACAGGGTGGGGTGAATGGCCCAATGATGGAGGGTCGGGAGTTGGGGGAGCTAGTGGGTCAAGGGAAGGAGAAGCTGGTGTTTCAGGTGGAGGTTCTGGAAGCGGGGGAGTTGGAGGGTCTTCACGGGTCCGGAAGCCGCGGAAGACTAGTTGGGTCCCCCCTCCTAAAGAACCAGTTAACAAGGTTGAGATAATCCCGAGTGGAGATGG GGCTTGGCTGGATAGTAGTTTCACCGGCAAAGATCGTGTAAGGCAAGTAAATAAAGTGTTGGGCAATATCTGTCGTATGAGATGGCCTGGATTGGTGATTGAGAATGGTATTGAGGTCCCTGTCACAAGATGGGATCAATACGGCCTTGCGGTTAACGCGCAACATGGGAATGCGCAAGGTGCAGTTTGGCACGACTTCTGGGTATGTTTATCTATCTTCTTGCGAAGTTATCAGCTCAATGATTGA